From a single Helicovermis profundi genomic region:
- the fdrA gene encoding acyl-CoA synthetase FdrA yields MIKYEIRKNTYYDSVTLMLISKEIKGMEGVNEVLVGMATELNKELIGNLNLSSDKITELSANDFFIATDVEKGEIINDVIKKVDELLTEKKSKSSKDYKPASMDSALKYQANSNMVIISVPGKYAAGEVEKALNLDLNVMLFSDNVSIEDEKRLKELACKKELLMMGPDCGTAIINNIPLAFANVVKKGDIGIVGASGTGTQEVSSLIDKFGKGVSQVIGTGGRDLKAEIGGLMMKQGIKALIEDDDTKVIVLISKPPNPKVAKEVLDLVKETDKPFVVDFIGGDLETIKSSGAYGAITLEDCALKAVALSSGNEVVDFTGFTMSNEDVEKIVKSESSKFDNEQMYFRALYTGGTLADEAMKIMGKDIKNIYSNIPLSEEYALKDINHSIENTCIDLGEDIFTVGRPHPMIDPSTRSDRLVKEINDDVALLLMDIVLGYGSHIDPAGEMVKPILEAKEKMAKKGKYLSVVCSICGTDGDPQSLKKSKEVLEEAGVIVMPSNSQAVRLSLKILNNIK; encoded by the coding sequence ATGATTAAGTATGAAATAAGAAAGAATACGTATTATGATTCAGTAACTCTTATGCTAATTTCTAAGGAAATAAAAGGCATGGAAGGTGTTAATGAAGTTTTAGTTGGTATGGCGACTGAATTAAATAAAGAACTTATAGGAAATTTAAATCTTTCAAGTGATAAAATAACTGAATTGTCAGCCAATGATTTTTTTATTGCAACAGATGTTGAAAAAGGTGAAATAATTAATGATGTTATAAAAAAGGTGGATGAACTTCTAACGGAAAAAAAATCAAAATCCAGTAAAGATTACAAACCTGCATCTATGGATTCAGCTTTAAAATATCAAGCGAATTCTAATATGGTTATTATTTCAGTTCCAGGTAAATATGCAGCTGGTGAAGTTGAAAAAGCATTAAACTTAGATTTAAATGTAATGCTTTTTAGTGATAATGTTTCAATTGAAGATGAAAAAAGATTGAAAGAATTAGCTTGTAAAAAAGAACTTTTAATGATGGGCCCGGACTGCGGAACAGCGATTATTAATAATATACCATTAGCATTTGCAAATGTAGTTAAAAAAGGTGATATTGGAATTGTTGGTGCATCTGGCACTGGTACTCAAGAAGTATCTTCATTAATTGATAAATTTGGTAAAGGAGTATCTCAAGTTATTGGAACTGGTGGACGTGATTTAAAAGCTGAAATTGGTGGACTTATGATGAAACAAGGAATTAAAGCTTTAATTGAGGATGATGATACTAAAGTAATAGTTCTTATTTCTAAGCCACCAAATCCTAAAGTGGCAAAAGAGGTATTAGATTTAGTAAAAGAAACAGATAAGCCATTTGTTGTTGATTTTATAGGTGGTGATTTAGAAACAATTAAAAGTTCAGGTGCATATGGTGCTATAACTCTTGAAGATTGTGCACTAAAAGCAGTAGCACTTTCTAGTGGAAATGAAGTAGTAGATTTTACAGGCTTTACTATGTCAAATGAAGATGTTGAAAAAATAGTAAAATCTGAGTCAAGCAAATTTGATAATGAACAAATGTATTTTAGAGCTTTATATACAGGTGGAACTTTAGCTGATGAAGCAATGAAGATTATGGGTAAGGATATAAAAAACATTTACTCAAATATACCTTTGAGTGAAGAATATGCATTAAAAGATATTAATCATAGTATAGAAAATACTTGTATTGATTTAGGGGAAGATATATTTACTGTTGGAAGACCTCATCCAATGATTGATCCTAGTACAAGAAGTGATAGATTAGTAAAAGAAATTAATGATGATGTTGCTCTTTTATTAATGGATATTGTTTTAGGATATGGCTCACACATTGACCCAGCAGGCGAAATGGTAAAACCTATTCTTGAAGCAAAAGAAAAAATGGCTAAAAAAGGAAAATATTTATCTGTTGTTTGCTCAATATGTGGAACAGATGGTGATCCGCAGAGTCTTAAAAAATCAAAAGAAGTTTTAGAAGAAGCTGGAGTTATTGTAATGCCATCAAATTCTCAGGCAGTTAGATTATCATTAAAAATATTAAACAATATCAAATAA
- a CDS encoding MarR family winged helix-turn-helix transcriptional regulator codes for MNIGNLIDVIPFYMNRICMTYAPHRNKGNLNQTQIKVLIAVGKNEGVSIIRLSEMLMIDSGALSRIIKKLCEKKMIKRVISEKDRRVSYLFIENEGKAVFEENINKIHKHIEKLFSVFNDEEKKEIYGALEILNKYSERIR; via the coding sequence GTGAATATAGGAAATTTAATTGATGTTATTCCTTTTTATATGAATAGGATATGCATGACATATGCTCCTCATAGAAATAAGGGGAATTTAAATCAAACTCAAATTAAAGTTTTAATTGCTGTTGGGAAAAATGAAGGTGTATCAATTATAAGGCTGAGTGAAATGCTAATGATAGACTCAGGGGCATTAAGTAGAATTATAAAAAAACTTTGTGAAAAAAAAATGATTAAAAGAGTTATAAGTGAGAAAGACCGAAGAGTTTCATATCTTTTTATTGAAAATGAAGGGAAAGCTGTATTTGAAGAAAATATAAATAAAATTCATAAACATATAGAAAAATTATTTTCTGTTTTTAATGATGAAGAAAAAAAAGAAATTTATGGTGCGCTTGAGATTTTAAATAAATACTCAGAAAGGATAAGATAA
- a CDS encoding PocR ligand-binding domain-containing protein: MNSNLLKLDYIINIEKFQKIQDDIAKAVDMAILTVDYKGKPFTRHSSCSEFCRRIREHENYSKLCEKCDSRGGLEAVRKQKPYIYLCHVGLVDLAIPIIVDGQYLGAIMAGQVRLESSNAKLEKIVNDQYYNINLDEETELEKLYENLPIMKFEKINEVANMLFHITNYMVEDAVLKIALSEYDEEKINSKVNNKLVKTLQNVDKDDKSIHLTTVKTKFPKYLIIINPALEYISDNYNEKLYIDDMAKLCNISTSYFSKLFKKSIGQSFSTYVNIVKMNKAKEVLKAKDIPIINLALELGYEDCGYFIKVFKKIVGTTPAAYKKEISKKN; the protein is encoded by the coding sequence TTGAATAGTAATTTATTAAAACTCGATTACATCATAAATATTGAGAAATTTCAAAAAATTCAAGATGATATTGCCAAAGCAGTGGATATGGCAATTTTGACAGTTGACTATAAAGGTAAGCCCTTTACCCGCCATAGTAGTTGTAGTGAATTTTGCAGAAGAATTAGAGAACATGAAAATTATAGTAAATTATGTGAAAAATGTGATTCTAGAGGCGGACTTGAAGCGGTTAGAAAGCAGAAACCTTATATTTATTTGTGTCATGTTGGATTAGTAGATTTGGCAATACCTATTATAGTTGATGGGCAGTATTTGGGAGCAATAATGGCGGGACAAGTAAGACTTGAGTCTTCAAATGCTAAGCTTGAAAAAATAGTTAATGATCAGTATTATAATATAAATTTAGATGAAGAAACAGAGTTAGAAAAATTATATGAAAATCTTCCTATTATGAAGTTTGAAAAAATAAATGAAGTCGCGAATATGCTATTTCATATTACGAATTATATGGTAGAAGATGCTGTTTTAAAAATAGCATTAAGTGAATATGACGAAGAAAAAATAAATTCAAAAGTTAATAATAAACTTGTAAAAACGCTTCAAAATGTAGATAAAGATGATAAATCTATTCATCTTACTACTGTAAAGACTAAATTCCCAAAATATCTAATTATTATTAATCCTGCACTTGAATATATTAGTGATAATTATAATGAAAAATTATATATAGATGATATGGCTAAACTTTGTAATATAAGTACAAGTTATTTTAGTAAATTATTTAAAAAAAGTATTGGTCAGTCATTTTCCACTTATGTAAATATTGTGAAAATGAATAAAGCAAAAGAAGTATTAAAAGCAAAAGATATACCGATAATAAATTTAGCACTTGAACTTGGATATGAGGACTGCGGATATTTTATAAAAGTATTTAAAAAAATTGTTGGAACAACACCTGCTGCTTATAAAAAAGAAATCAGCAAAAAAAATTAG
- a CDS encoding DUF2877 domain-containing protein — translation MNAILVASDLNMLLTNKLKLEGNIHSVFEHAVNILTNDNFFITILTIERDISPMSIIIKENNFLAIDFKVGQEVLITKKKIQIINSEFEIILTNSKEWNFNIFSKSKYISLKNYKKNIQLFEKTLIKYGNSNGILPIVFEVDAINIKSKLNKPFIASNHYSVFIKERVNEFLKQFINFDENIFPLLIKKIIGFGPGLTPSIDDFLSGLMIMSIHLARYFELDTTKIKRINRLIYTSSLEKTTKVSEEMLKNSMNEKSSLGFLNVIKSILYESNLDTEKTILEAIKYGDTSGSDFLLGVLTAINLFENENIRRNFIND, via the coding sequence ATGAATGCGATTTTAGTAGCTAGCGATTTGAATATGTTATTAACTAATAAATTAAAGTTAGAGGGTAATATTCATTCAGTTTTTGAACATGCTGTTAATATCCTAACAAACGATAATTTTTTTATAACTATTTTAACAATTGAAAGAGATATTTCTCCAATGTCCATTATTATAAAAGAAAATAATTTTTTAGCAATTGATTTCAAAGTTGGTCAAGAAGTGTTAATTACTAAGAAAAAAATCCAAATAATTAATAGTGAATTCGAAATAATATTAACAAATTCAAAAGAATGGAATTTTAATATTTTTTCAAAATCTAAATATATTTCTTTAAAAAATTATAAAAAAAATATTCAATTGTTTGAAAAAACTTTAATTAAATACGGCAATTCAAATGGTATTTTACCAATTGTTTTTGAAGTTGATGCAATTAATATCAAAAGTAAATTAAATAAACCTTTTATAGCTTCAAATCATTACTCCGTTTTTATTAAAGAAAGAGTAAATGAATTCTTGAAACAATTTATTAATTTTGATGAAAATATTTTTCCTTTATTAATAAAAAAAATAATAGGATTTGGTCCAGGATTAACGCCATCTATTGACGATTTTTTATCGGGACTTATGATTATGAGTATTCATTTGGCGCGTTATTTTGAACTCGACACCACTAAAATAAAAAGAATAAATAGGTTGATTTATACTTCTTCACTAGAAAAAACAACTAAAGTCAGTGAAGAAATGCTTAAAAATTCGATGAATGAAAAAAGTTCATTAGGATTTTTAAATGTTATTAAATCAATTTTATATGAGAGTAATTTAGATACAGAAAAAACAATTTTAGAAGCAATTAAATATGGAGATACCTCAGGAAGCGATTTTTTACTGGGAGTTCTAACCGCAATTAATTTATTTGAAAATGAAAATATAAGGAGGAATTTTATTAATGATTAA
- a CDS encoding cyclase family protein, whose product MEFLKLWENVKMYDLTQNLSHLTPPWPTYEPLQIKFFKRLSPNGANGQLITTSNHVGTHLDGPMHFDTAGRDIASLELEKLIGPGCVVDLSDMSEDFGIYSPKDITDRVEVKEGDILIINTGYHKYGWDQPEADERRYMLRHPGPSHDFVEWAIKMKLKWIGVDCGSADHPMNTKIRDWEPREAEAADKYLQEKYGKTLQEMYPWPQEYQAMHVQLFIKPFEVIHAENLGGDIDKLSNRRLVIGCYPWKFEGGESSISRIVAYDDK is encoded by the coding sequence ATGGAATTTTTAAAACTTTGGGAAAATGTAAAAATGTATGATTTAACACAAAATCTTAGTCACTTAACTCCACCATGGCCAACATATGAGCCACTTCAAATTAAATTTTTTAAGCGTCTTTCACCAAATGGAGCTAATGGACAGCTTATAACTACTTCAAATCACGTTGGAACACATTTAGATGGACCTATGCATTTCGATACTGCTGGACGTGATATTGCATCTTTAGAATTAGAGAAATTGATTGGTCCTGGTTGTGTTGTTGATTTATCTGATATGTCAGAAGACTTTGGTATATATTCACCAAAAGATATTACTGATAGAGTAGAAGTTAAAGAAGGAGATATTTTAATTATCAATACAGGATATCACAAGTATGGTTGGGATCAACCGGAAGCTGATGAAAGAAGATATATGCTTCGTCACCCTGGACCTTCTCATGATTTTGTAGAATGGGCAATTAAAATGAAATTAAAATGGATTGGAGTAGACTGTGGTTCGGCAGATCACCCTATGAATACAAAAATTAGAGACTGGGAACCTAGAGAAGCAGAAGCTGCTGATAAATATTTACAAGAAAAATACGGTAAAACTCTTCAAGAGATGTACCCTTGGCCTCAAGAGTATCAAGCAATGCATGTTCAATTATTTATAAAGCCATTTGAAGTAATTCATGCTGAAAATCTAGGTGGAGATATTGATAAATTATCAAATAGAAGATTAGTGATTGGTTGTTATCCTTGGAAATTTGAAGGTGGAGAATCAAGTATTAGTAGAATTGTTGCATATGATGATAAGTAA
- a CDS encoding carboxymuconolactone decarboxylase family protein — protein sequence MSNFYKKNYSLKEFYHIIDKAVFSKKDFDKAMKTKLIDEEFKTRIMLAVTEINGCEICNNYHTKEARELAIKKENTQIFNSEVFTMSSSKKELAIEFAENYALENGNYSEEKWNELIDYYGEEKSNAILGAIRLIMMGNAHGIAAGALIRRMKFKPVKNSTFLNELALTLSVIVFVPTAIIKRKVLGII from the coding sequence ATGAGCAATTTTTATAAAAAAAATTATAGTTTAAAAGAGTTTTATCATATAATAGATAAAGCGGTTTTTTCAAAGAAAGATTTTGATAAAGCAATGAAAACAAAACTTATTGACGAAGAATTTAAAACTAGAATAATGCTAGCAGTAACAGAGATTAATGGCTGTGAGATATGCAACAATTACCACACTAAAGAAGCGAGGGAACTTGCAATAAAAAAAGAAAACACACAAATATTTAATAGTGAAGTTTTTACTATGTCATCATCAAAAAAAGAATTAGCAATTGAATTTGCAGAAAATTATGCACTTGAAAATGGCAATTATAGTGAAGAAAAATGGAATGAACTAATAGACTATTATGGAGAGGAAAAGAGTAATGCAATTCTTGGTGCAATTAGACTTATTATGATGGGAAACGCACATGGTATTGCAGCTGGTGCTCTAATCAGAAGAATGAAATTTAAGCCAGTAAAAAATAGTACTTTTCTAAATGAATTAGCCTTAACCCTTAGTGTGATTGTATTTGTTCCAACAGCAATTATTAAAAGGAAAGTTCTTGGAATAATATAG
- a CDS encoding uracil-xanthine permease family protein, with translation MGIEKEKELHVNHDAIRDVRQLGVPKMITLGMQHAFTMFGATVLVPIITGLDVSVSLFMAGIGTLLFHLITKGKVPVFLGSSFAFIAPMLAVADTFGLDYARGGIVVAGFIYLILAGLITVFGTEKVIRFFPPVVTGPIILVIGLKLAPVAINMASSDWLIAVIAFSIVTIVSVFGKGFAKIIPVIIALLGTYIIALIFGKVDLSPITQASWFGIPHFTIAKFNLSAIITVAPLALATMVEHVGDILAIGATVEKDFIEDPGLNYTLTGDGIATALSAFVGGPANTTYSENTGVLALTRAWDPVIMRIAALFAICLGLIPKLSSFISTIPSSVIGGISIILFGMIASIGARTLVEHQVDFTKSRNLIVAAVILVLGLGGASLPITIGAVSISIEGMALAAIVGIILNIVLPE, from the coding sequence ATGGGTATTGAAAAAGAAAAAGAATTACATGTAAATCATGATGCGATTCGTGACGTAAGACAATTAGGTGTACCAAAAATGATTACTCTCGGTATGCAACATGCGTTTACTATGTTTGGAGCAACTGTACTTGTACCAATCATTACTGGTCTTGATGTTTCTGTTTCATTATTTATGGCTGGTATTGGAACATTACTTTTTCATCTTATTACTAAAGGAAAAGTTCCGGTATTTTTAGGTTCATCGTTTGCTTTTATTGCTCCAATGCTTGCGGTTGCAGATACTTTTGGACTTGACTATGCTAGGGGTGGTATAGTTGTTGCTGGTTTTATTTATCTAATACTTGCGGGTCTTATTACGGTATTTGGAACAGAAAAAGTAATTAGGTTTTTCCCACCAGTAGTTACAGGACCAATAATTCTTGTGATTGGTCTTAAGCTTGCACCAGTTGCTATTAATATGGCATCCAGCGATTGGCTTATTGCAGTAATTGCATTTTCAATTGTAACCATTGTTAGTGTTTTTGGAAAAGGATTTGCAAAAATTATTCCAGTAATAATAGCACTATTAGGTACATATATTATTGCTCTTATTTTTGGAAAAGTAGATTTATCACCGATTACTCAAGCAAGTTGGTTTGGAATTCCTCATTTTACAATTGCAAAATTTAACTTAAGTGCAATTATTACTGTAGCTCCGCTAGCTCTTGCTACTATGGTTGAACATGTTGGAGATATTTTAGCAATAGGTGCGACAGTTGAAAAAGACTTTATAGAAGATCCAGGTCTTAATTATACATTAACAGGAGATGGAATTGCGACTGCACTTTCTGCTTTTGTTGGTGGACCAGCTAATACAACTTATTCTGAAAATACTGGAGTTCTTGCTTTAACAAGAGCATGGGATCCTGTTATTATGAGAATTGCTGCTTTATTTGCAATATGTTTAGGATTAATTCCAAAACTTAGTTCTTTTATTAGCACAATTCCATCATCAGTAATTGGTGGTATTTCAATTATATTATTTGGAATGATTGCGTCGATTGGGGCGAGAACTTTAGTTGAACATCAAGTTGATTTTACAAAATCAAGAAACTTAATTGTTGCTGCAGTAATACTAGTTCTTGGACTAGGCGGAGCGTCTTTACCAATTACTATTGGTGCAGTTTCAATTTCGATAGAAGGAATGGCGTTAGCTGCTATAGTTGGTATAATTTTAAATATAGTTTTACCAGAATAA
- a CDS encoding CaiB/BaiF CoA transferase family protein, with protein MGPLKNLKVLDLTRVLAGPYCTMVLGDLGADIIKVEMPIKGDDSRHFGPYQNGESAYFMSLNRNKRSIVLNLKDEKQKDVLKELVKNVDVIVENYRPGTMEKLGLGYDILKEINPKIIYAAASGFGHSGPYSTRPAYDGVVQAMGGIMSITGSEGGKPTRVGPSVGDITAGLFTAIGILAALTNLRETGQGQKVDVAMLDCQVAILENAIARYVVSGESPKPAGNKHSSIVPFEPFNTKDGEIMIAVGNDAIWSRFCKVTELEKLIEDERFKINPNRNKNYKVLKPLIDEQIIKKTTKEWIEIFNEVGVPNGPINNIEMVLNDDQVKARNMIIDVDHPKAGSLKMPGVPIKMSETQGDIRRPAPLLGEHTEDILREVLNYTDEDIKKFNN; from the coding sequence ATGGGACCATTAAAAAACTTAAAAGTATTGGATTTAACTAGAGTACTAGCTGGACCTTATTGTACAATGGTTTTAGGTGATCTAGGTGCAGATATTATTAAAGTAGAAATGCCTATAAAAGGCGATGACTCTAGACATTTTGGACCATATCAAAATGGTGAAAGTGCATATTTTATGAGTCTAAATAGAAATAAAAGAAGTATTGTACTAAATTTAAAAGATGAAAAGCAAAAAGATGTATTAAAAGAGTTGGTAAAAAACGTGGATGTAATAGTTGAGAATTATAGACCTGGCACTATGGAAAAATTAGGACTGGGTTATGATATTTTAAAAGAAATAAATCCAAAAATTATTTATGCAGCAGCATCAGGATTTGGGCATAGTGGACCCTATAGTACAAGACCTGCATATGATGGTGTTGTTCAAGCTATGGGTGGAATTATGAGTATTACTGGAAGTGAAGGAGGAAAACCAACAAGGGTTGGGCCTTCAGTTGGAGATATAACAGCAGGACTTTTTACTGCCATTGGTATACTTGCAGCACTAACAAACTTAAGAGAAACTGGTCAGGGTCAAAAAGTTGATGTTGCAATGTTAGATTGCCAAGTTGCAATTCTTGAAAATGCAATTGCTAGATATGTAGTGTCTGGTGAATCTCCAAAGCCTGCAGGAAATAAACATTCATCAATTGTACCATTTGAACCATTCAATACAAAAGATGGAGAAATAATGATTGCAGTCGGTAATGATGCAATTTGGTCAAGGTTTTGTAAAGTTACTGAGCTTGAAAAATTAATTGAAGACGAAAGATTTAAAATTAATCCTAATAGGAATAAAAATTATAAGGTACTTAAACCACTTATAGACGAACAAATTATTAAAAAGACTACAAAAGAATGGATAGAGATATTTAATGAAGTAGGAGTGCCTAATGGACCAATTAATAATATAGAAATGGTTCTAAATGATGATCAAGTTAAAGCGAGAAATATGATAATTGATGTTGATCATCCTAAAGCTGGAAGTCTTAAAATGCCAGGTGTTCCAATTAAAATGAGTGAAACTCAGGGTGATATAAGAAGACCTGCTCCCCTTCTTGGTGAACATACTGAGGATATACTTAGAGAAGTTCTTAATTACACTGATGAAGATATAAAAAAATTTAATAATTAA
- a CDS encoding fdrA domain protein, translating into MNKINKLFKSELEVINIGLESFYNDLKVQDVKVIHVDWKPSAGGNKKMASMLSRLKAKK; encoded by the coding sequence ATGAATAAAATTAATAAGCTGTTTAAGTCAGAACTAGAAGTTATAAATATTGGACTTGAATCTTTTTATAATGATCTTAAGGTTCAGGATGTAAAAGTGATTCATGTTGATTGGAAACCATCAGCTGGTGGAAATAAAAAAATGGCATCAATGTTATCAAGATTAAAAGCTAAAAAGTAG
- a CDS encoding PucR family transcriptional regulator: MNKELGISVEELLKLPVLKNAKIISGVNGRNRTITKINVMEVPDIINWVKKGEFLLTTAFSIKDDLNILKELIVKMNRIGLSGIGIKTKRYIEKIPKNILDIANELDFPIIEIPYDVSFGDIITPALSKIVNKQATVLKQIDLLNQSLTSIMLKGGGLKEISDSISNNLKLPVAIIDDVFKESVISFEDGNYEGYKEIINLISKNSNLDILIKEKDLIDGKKTERIQIPILSEEKCFGSVVLWQTKRILTSMEQSVIESSVSLIALNIMKRLSIFENENRHKIEFIDDLLSDNLEVQSSILEKADYFNFNINYSYTVIELAINKLSEKVKLTPNNADYLETVKNTLMNIVDRVSRISYKNVIYAKKSNRVYILFGSKKDMPINKVKSKILEYSNYILKYAEEAGIKENLSIGIGRNYSDLKKLYNSKREAKRSVENLILKNSSESLIHYDELGIYKLLSYEELKPELYQFYLDTLEPLVKYDREKETELVDTLAMYYKCGGNLKRVSEKLYTHYNTIIYRIQRIKEIINIDLDNSDDSLNLQIALKIVDIIDPN; this comes from the coding sequence ATGAATAAAGAGCTAGGTATATCTGTAGAGGAACTTTTAAAATTACCTGTATTAAAAAATGCAAAAATCATTTCTGGTGTAAATGGTAGAAATCGTACAATAACAAAAATTAACGTGATGGAAGTACCTGATATAATTAATTGGGTCAAAAAGGGTGAATTTCTTTTAACGACAGCTTTTTCGATAAAAGATGATTTGAATATTTTAAAAGAATTAATTGTCAAAATGAATAGGATAGGCCTTTCTGGTATTGGTATTAAAACAAAAAGATATATTGAAAAAATACCAAAAAACATTTTAGATATTGCAAATGAACTTGATTTTCCAATTATAGAAATACCTTATGATGTGTCATTTGGAGATATTATTACGCCTGCTCTTTCTAAAATTGTAAATAAACAGGCGACCGTTTTAAAGCAAATTGATCTACTTAATCAAAGTCTTACTTCTATTATGTTAAAGGGAGGGGGATTAAAAGAAATTTCGGATTCGATAAGTAATAATCTTAAACTTCCAGTAGCGATTATTGATGATGTATTTAAAGAAAGTGTTATTAGCTTTGAAGATGGAAATTATGAAGGCTACAAAGAAATAATAAACTTAATTTCTAAGAATTCAAATTTAGATATTTTAATAAAAGAAAAAGATTTGATTGATGGTAAAAAAACTGAAAGAATTCAAATTCCAATTCTTTCGGAGGAAAAGTGTTTTGGATCAGTTGTTCTTTGGCAAACTAAAAGAATTTTAACGAGCATGGAGCAGTCAGTTATTGAATCCTCGGTTTCGTTGATTGCACTAAATATTATGAAAAGATTATCAATTTTTGAAAATGAAAATAGACACAAAATTGAGTTTATTGATGATTTGCTTTCAGATAATTTGGAGGTACAAAGTTCAATTCTAGAAAAAGCTGATTATTTTAATTTTAATATCAATTACTCTTATACAGTTATTGAACTTGCAATAAATAAACTAAGTGAAAAAGTAAAATTAACTCCAAATAATGCAGATTATTTGGAAACTGTAAAAAATACTTTAATGAATATTGTAGACAGAGTTTCAAGAATATCTTATAAAAATGTTATTTATGCAAAGAAAAGCAATAGAGTATATATTCTATTTGGATCAAAAAAAGATATGCCGATAAATAAGGTCAAAAGTAAAATTTTAGAATATTCGAATTATATATTAAAATATGCTGAGGAAGCAGGAATTAAAGAAAATTTATCAATTGGTATTGGCAGGAATTATTCTGATTTAAAAAAATTATACAATAGTAAGCGTGAAGCCAAAAGGTCTGTAGAAAACTTAATTCTTAAAAATTCATCAGAATCATTAATTCATTACGATGAGCTTGGCATATATAAGTTGCTATCTTATGAAGAATTAAAACCTGAATTATATCAATTTTATTTAGATACTTTAGAGCCTCTTGTGAAATATGATAGAGAAAAAGAAACAGAACTCGTAGATACACTCGCTATGTATTATAAATGTGGGGGTAATTTAAAAAGAGTATCAGAAAAATTATATACTCACTATAATACAATTATTTATAGAATTCAAAGAATAAAAGAAATAATAAATATTGATTTAGATAATTCAGACGATAGTTTGAATTTGCAAATTGCATTAAAAATTGTTGATATTATTGACCCTAATTAA